The DNA sequence ATCGCAAGCACCCCGCTGGACCGCAGCAGGCCGCTGTGGGAGATGTACTTCATCGAGGGTCTGGCGGACGGCCGGATCGCCGTGCTGGGCAAGATCCACCACGCCCTGGCCGACGGAATCGCATCGGCCAACCTGATGGCTCGCGGTATGGATCTGCAGCCCGGACCGCAGCACGACCGCGACTCCTACGCCACCGATCCGGCCCCGAGCCGCGGTGAGCTCGTCCGCACCGCCTTCCGCGACCACCTGCGCCAGATCGGGAAGCTGCCGGCCAACTGGCGCTACACCGCCCAGGGGCTGCAACGGGTCCGGCGCAGCAGCCGCAAACTCTCACCGGAGCTGACCCGGCCGTTCACCCCGCCCCCGTCGTTCATGAACCACAAGGTCGACGGCGTCCGCAAATTCGCCACCGCCACCCTGGCGCTCGCCGATATCAAACAGACCGCCAAACACCTCGGCGTCACGCTGAACGATCTGGTGCTGGCGATCTCGGCAGGGGCGTTGCGAAAGCTGTTGCTGCGCTACGACGGTCACGCTGACCACCCGCTGCTGGCGTCCGTGCCGGTGAGCTTCGACTTCAGCCCGGACCGCATCTCCGGCAACTACTTCACCGGGGTGCTGGTGTGCATCCCCGTCCAGGTCGAGGATCCACTGCAGCGGGTGCAGGAGTGCCACAAGGCCGCCGCATCGGCCAAGGAGGGGCATCACCTGATCGGGCCCGAACTGGTGAGCCGGTGGTCGTCGTACTTCCCGCCCGCCCCGGCCGAGGCGCTGTTTCGGTGGCTGGCCAACAAGGACGGCCAGAACAAGGTACTGAACCTGCCGATCTCCAACGTGCCCGGGCCGCGGGAACGGGGCCGCGTCGGTGGTGCCCTGGTCACCGAGATCTACTCCGTCGGCCCGCTCACCACGGGCAGCGGCCTCAACATCACCGTCTGGAGCTACGTCGACCAGCTCAACATCTCGGTGCTCTCCGACGGCGCCACCCTCGAGGATCCGCACGAACTGAGCGACGCCATGATCGAGGCGTTCGTCGAGATACGTTCCGCCGCAGGCCTTTCGGAAGACCTGACGGTGGTCGAGACCGCGATGGCGCAGTAGGGCTCAATCCCCCTGCGCGTGCACCCACGACAGAAAGCGTTCGATCGCCTCGGCGGTGTAGTGCCCGCGCGGGGAGCCGAAGAAGTCGAAGGCGTGCTGGGCGTGCGGAATCTCCGAATACGCCACCGGTGACGTCGAGACCTTGCGGAGTTCCTCGACGAACTCCCGGCCCTCCGGAACGGGGATGATCGAGTCGTCCTCGCCGTGGAGCACGAAAAACGGTGGGGCGTCGGGGCGTACCTTCGTGATGGGCGAGGCCTCGAGGTACTCGCGGCGATTGCCGAGGTAGGGCTTCTTGACGACGAACTTCTGCAGGAACGCGATGAACTGCGGGCGGCCCTCACCCTGGGCGGAGAACCAGTCGTAGCGGCCGTAGACGGGCACCGCGGCGCGCACCGAGGTGTCGGCGTCGGCGAAGCCCGGCTGCCACTGCGGCTCGTTGGGGGTAAGCGCGGCTAGGGCGGTCAGGTGACCGCCCGCCGAACCCCCGGTGATGGCCACGAAGTCCGGATCGCCGCCGTAGTCGGCGATGTTCTCCCTGATCCAGGCCAGGGCCCGCTTGACGTCGACGATGTGCGCGGGCCAGGTGTGGCGCGGGCTGATGCGGTATCCCATCGACACACACACCCACCCACGTTCGGTGAGGTGGCTCAGCAGCGGATAGGCCTGTGGGCGGCGCATTCCGATCGCCCACGCGCCGCCGGGCACCTGCAACAGCACGGGTGCGCGCCCGTCGCGGGGCAGGTCACTGCGCCGCCAGATGTCGGCGGTGTTCGCCCGATGCGGGCCGTAGCGGACGGTGCCTTTCTTCTCCACGTAGCGCCGCCGCGACCACCCGGTGCGGAAGACCCCGCCGCGGCGGCGTGCGGGCTGGGATTCGGCCGCCACCGACTCGTAGTCCGCGCCCAGTGCGTCGCGCAGGCCGGCTTCGAAATAAGGTTGCGACTTGACGTTTCGCCGCTGGATCAACACCAGCAGCGCCCAGGTGACCACCTTGAGGACCAGCGCGGCGCGGCCGGTCCGGGTGGCGAAGTGTCCGCGCACCGTGCGGCGCACCGTGTCGAGCACCGACCCGGTCAGGTACAGCGGTGCCAGTTCGGTCGTGGGCCACCCGAAGGCGAACGTGGGCAGCGTGACGTACCCCTTGCGGCCAAGCGGCTGCACGCCGTTGGCGGCGTTCAGCAGTTCGGCGCTCGTCGCGAGCAGCGGCCTAGGCTTGGGCATCGGCCGCACGGGACTGCAGGTCACGTCGCAGGATCTTGCCGGTGCTGTTGCGCGGTAACTCGTCGAGCACCGTGATGTCTCTGGGCACTTTGTAATTCGCCAAATTCTCTCGGACGTGCAGTTTCAGTTCCTCCGGGGTAACCGATGCGCCGGTGGTCAAAACCACGAACGCCGCCAGGCGCTGTCCGTACTGTTCGTCGTCGACACCGATGACCGCGGCCTCCGCGACCGCGGGGTGGGCGGTCAGCGTCTTCTCCACCTCGATCGGGTAGACGTTCTCGCCGCCGGAGACGATCATCTCGTCGTCGCGTCCGACGACGAACAGCCGTCCCGCCTCGTCGAGGTAGCCGACGTCGCCCGAGGACATGAACCCGTCGTGGAAGTCCTTCGTCGACCCCGAGGTGTACCCGTCGAACTGGGTGGAGTTGCGGACGAAGATGCTGCCCGTCTCACCCGGGGGCAACTCCCGGAATTCCGGGTCGAGGATGCGGATCTCGGTGCCCTCGGCGGGTTTTCCTGCGGTGTCCGGTGCGGCCCGCAGGTCGGTCGGCGTGGCGGTGGCGATCATGCCGGCCTCGGTGGCGTTGTAGTTGTTGTAGATGACGTCGCCGAACTGGTCCATGAACGCGGTGACGACATCGGGCCGCATCCGGGACCCGGA is a window from the Mycolicibacterium litorale genome containing:
- a CDS encoding WS/DGAT/MGAT family O-acyltransferase, with the protein product MKRLSGWDAFLLYSETPTVHMHTLKLAVIQLDDLGGRTFGIEEFRQVIHSRLYKLDPFRYELVDIPFKFHHPMWRENCEVDLEYHVRPYRVDSPGGRRQLDEAVGRIASTPLDRSRPLWEMYFIEGLADGRIAVLGKIHHALADGIASANLMARGMDLQPGPQHDRDSYATDPAPSRGELVRTAFRDHLRQIGKLPANWRYTAQGLQRVRRSSRKLSPELTRPFTPPPSFMNHKVDGVRKFATATLALADIKQTAKHLGVTLNDLVLAISAGALRKLLLRYDGHADHPLLASVPVSFDFSPDRISGNYFTGVLVCIPVQVEDPLQRVQECHKAAASAKEGHHLIGPELVSRWSSYFPPAPAEALFRWLANKDGQNKVLNLPISNVPGPRERGRVGGALVTEIYSVGPLTTGSGLNITVWSYVDQLNISVLSDGATLEDPHELSDAMIEAFVEIRSAAGLSEDLTVVETAMAQ
- a CDS encoding alpha/beta hydrolase; protein product: MPKPRPLLATSAELLNAANGVQPLGRKGYVTLPTFAFGWPTTELAPLYLTGSVLDTVRRTVRGHFATRTGRAALVLKVVTWALLVLIQRRNVKSQPYFEAGLRDALGADYESVAAESQPARRRGGVFRTGWSRRRYVEKKGTVRYGPHRANTADIWRRSDLPRDGRAPVLLQVPGGAWAIGMRRPQAYPLLSHLTERGWVCVSMGYRISPRHTWPAHIVDVKRALAWIRENIADYGGDPDFVAITGGSAGGHLTALAALTPNEPQWQPGFADADTSVRAAVPVYGRYDWFSAQGEGRPQFIAFLQKFVVKKPYLGNRREYLEASPITKVRPDAPPFFVLHGEDDSIIPVPEGREFVEELRKVSTSPVAYSEIPHAQHAFDFFGSPRGHYTAEAIERFLSWVHAQGD